In Xanthomonas sp. SI, the following are encoded in one genomic region:
- a CDS encoding cupin domain-containing protein has protein sequence MKKSAPFPIEIDATRQQPLGMPAARFLRDYWHKRPLLIRNAFPGFVSPIEPGDLAGLACEEAALSRLIVHDRANDRWSVRSGPFQESEFPGMPDHDWTLLVQDVDKWDPDIRALLEQFRFLPRWRVDDVMVSFAAPGGSVGAHVDHYDVFLLQAHGHRRWQIDASASMGRTAPPTDFREDVELKLLRSFSPTHEWVLGPGDMLYLPPLVPHHGVAENACLTFSVGTRAPSSAELIGDYLDTLIDGADEALRYHDEDLQVPADPYEIDAAAMGRVVEALNALRMNDPDRLGAWFGRFITTYRAAGEILPPANPPAPQEVAAALEQGLILQRHPWARPAWRRATRGATLFCSGLEFALPIKDARRLAAAEHFEGSDYAALSAAGRETLLQLVEAGFYQPLDEAEHGDEDADAQD, from the coding sequence ATGAAGAAATCCGCCCCGTTCCCGATCGAAATCGACGCCACCCGGCAACAGCCGCTGGGCATGCCCGCCGCGCGCTTCCTGCGCGACTACTGGCACAAGCGCCCGCTGCTGATCCGCAACGCCTTCCCCGGCTTCGTCTCGCCGATCGAACCGGGCGACCTGGCCGGCCTGGCCTGTGAAGAGGCCGCGCTGTCGCGGCTGATCGTGCACGACCGCGCAAACGACCGCTGGAGCGTGCGCAGCGGGCCGTTCCAGGAAAGCGAATTCCCCGGCATGCCCGACCACGACTGGACCCTGCTGGTGCAGGACGTCGACAAATGGGACCCGGACATCCGTGCCCTGCTCGAGCAGTTCCGCTTCCTGCCGCGCTGGCGCGTGGACGACGTGATGGTCAGCTTCGCCGCGCCCGGCGGCTCGGTCGGCGCGCACGTGGACCACTACGACGTGTTCCTGCTGCAGGCGCACGGCCACCGCCGCTGGCAGATCGACGCCAGCGCCTCGATGGGCCGCACGGCGCCGCCGACCGACTTCCGCGAGGACGTCGAGCTGAAGCTGCTGCGCAGCTTCAGCCCCACCCACGAGTGGGTGCTCGGTCCCGGCGACATGCTGTACCTGCCGCCGCTGGTGCCGCACCACGGCGTCGCCGAAAACGCCTGCCTGACCTTCTCCGTGGGCACGCGCGCGCCGTCCTCGGCCGAACTGATCGGCGACTACCTGGACACCCTGATCGACGGCGCCGACGAGGCGCTGCGCTATCACGACGAGGACCTGCAGGTGCCGGCCGATCCGTACGAGATCGATGCGGCGGCGATGGGCCGCGTGGTCGAGGCGCTGAACGCGCTGCGCATGAACGATCCCGACCGCCTCGGCGCCTGGTTCGGCCGCTTCATCACCACCTATCGCGCCGCCGGCGAGATCCTGCCGCCGGCCAACCCGCCGGCGCCGCAGGAAGTGGCCGCGGCGCTGGAACAGGGCCTGATCCTGCAGCGCCACCCGTGGGCGCGGCCGGCCTGGCGCCGGGCCACGCGCGGCGCCACCCTGTTCTGCAGCGGCCTGGAATTCGCCCTGCCGATCAAGGACGCGCGGCGCCTGGCCGCGGCCGAGCACTTCGAAGGCAGCGACTACGCGGCGCTGTCCGCCGCCGGCCGCGAAACCCTGCTGCAGCTGGTCGAAGCCGGCTTCTATCAGCCGCTGGACGAGGCCGAGCACGGCGACGAGGATGCCGACGCGCAGGACTGA
- a CDS encoding GNAT family N-acetyltransferase — translation MPAAPGFRIETLDPARQAGELRALREQAGVPTPADAAGQALNALSHHVLARADDGQPLGSARLSPEQRIDGMAVLPAWRGRGVGSALLAALIEEAQRRRWPRLDLLAPPAALDFYARNGFLPLGARSADAHGGGERQPMRRVLGAAAAVEDAAVAIAASAAVIAQARRQLLIYSRALDPGLLDSAPLLEQLRRFAVATHDKQVRVLLHDAAAPQRAAAPLLALAQRLPSVFRFREVVDPVDQGYAAAYLVNDGGGYYFRALGHRYDGETDLLGGGRARQLREAFARVWERSRDCSELRALGW, via the coding sequence ATGCCCGCCGCCCCAGGCTTCCGCATCGAAACGCTCGACCCGGCCCGCCAGGCCGGCGAACTGCGCGCGCTGCGCGAACAGGCCGGCGTGCCGACGCCTGCGGACGCGGCCGGCCAGGCCCTGAATGCGCTGAGCCACCACGTGCTGGCGCGCGCCGACGACGGCCAGCCGCTCGGCAGCGCGCGGCTGAGCCCCGAGCAGCGCATCGACGGCATGGCGGTGCTGCCGGCCTGGCGCGGTCGCGGCGTCGGCAGCGCGCTGCTGGCCGCGTTGATCGAAGAAGCGCAGCGCCGGCGCTGGCCGCGCCTGGACCTGCTGGCGCCGCCGGCCGCGCTCGATTTCTACGCGCGGAATGGCTTCCTGCCGCTCGGCGCGCGCAGCGCCGACGCCCATGGCGGCGGCGAACGGCAACCGATGCGGCGCGTGCTCGGCGCCGCCGCCGCGGTGGAGGATGCGGCCGTGGCGATCGCGGCCAGCGCCGCGGTGATCGCGCAGGCGCGGCGCCAGTTGCTGATCTACAGCCGTGCGCTGGATCCGGGCCTGCTGGACAGCGCGCCGCTGCTCGAGCAACTGCGCCGCTTCGCGGTGGCCACGCACGACAAGCAGGTGCGCGTGCTGCTGCACGACGCGGCCGCCCCGCAACGCGCCGCCGCGCCGCTGCTGGCCCTGGCGCAACGCCTGCCCAGCGTGTTCCGCTTCCGCGAAGTGGTCGACCCGGTGGACCAGGGCTACGCCGCCGCGTACCTGGTCAACGACGGTGGCGGCTACTACTTCCGTGCGCTGGGTCACCGTTACGACGGCGAGACCGACCTGCTCGGCGGCGGCCGCGCGCGCCAGCTGCGCGAGGCGTTCGCGCGGGTCTGGGAGCGTTCGCGCGACTGCAGCGAGCTGCGCGCGCTGGGCTGGTAG
- a CDS encoding OmpA family protein, with product MRSLPILLSSLLLAGCGAADKPGTPSAPAAAAAKASATPDTTVAAAAAVPEFPAIPLIVVPEILGVTPAQRALEASMKGALDPIQGVSIAPARCASDGVLVNDAGITGVDAQGNLLRNGEDGLFKINADGSGTANFEGGLVQVNADGSGTINGTVGDGEDAIVRVQADGSGSYNGLAGLITLDGRGAGTWNGGSGLIQNNGDGSGTWNGPEGLVTINADGSGTWNGEHEMIRNNGDGTGMIGTPGRKVAMAPLPKVPPAGRFPPLRKFAPPGAPCGYLITLNDRVLFDFDKSQIRADAAKVLDTLATALGTVQARDLEVGGHTDGKGGDDYNQALSERRAAAVLEALRARGLVLKASAKGYGESRPVAPNQLQGQDNPAGRQLNRRVEIFVRT from the coding sequence ATGCGTTCACTGCCGATCTTGCTGTCGTCGTTGTTGTTGGCCGGGTGCGGGGCTGCGGACAAGCCGGGTACGCCGTCCGCGCCGGCAGCTGCCGCGGCCAAGGCCTCCGCCACGCCCGATACCACGGTCGCCGCTGCGGCGGCGGTGCCGGAGTTCCCTGCCATTCCGCTGATCGTGGTCCCGGAAATCCTCGGGGTGACGCCTGCGCAGCGTGCGCTGGAAGCCTCGATGAAGGGCGCGCTGGATCCGATCCAGGGCGTCAGCATCGCGCCGGCGCGCTGCGCTAGCGACGGCGTGCTGGTCAACGATGCCGGCATCACCGGCGTCGATGCGCAGGGCAATCTGCTGCGCAACGGCGAGGACGGCCTGTTCAAGATCAACGCCGACGGCAGCGGCACGGCCAATTTCGAGGGCGGCCTGGTGCAGGTCAACGCCGACGGCAGCGGCACCATCAACGGCACCGTCGGCGACGGCGAGGACGCGATCGTGCGGGTGCAGGCGGATGGATCGGGCAGCTACAACGGCCTGGCCGGGCTGATCACGCTGGACGGCAGGGGCGCAGGCACCTGGAACGGCGGCAGCGGCCTGATCCAGAACAATGGCGACGGCAGCGGCACCTGGAACGGACCCGAAGGCCTGGTGACCATCAATGCCGACGGTTCCGGCACCTGGAACGGTGAGCACGAAATGATCCGCAACAACGGCGACGGCACCGGCATGATCGGCACGCCCGGGCGCAAGGTGGCGATGGCGCCGCTGCCCAAGGTGCCACCGGCCGGGCGCTTCCCGCCGCTGCGCAAGTTCGCGCCGCCCGGCGCGCCATGCGGCTATCTGATCACCTTGAACGATCGGGTCCTGTTCGACTTCGACAAGTCGCAGATCCGCGCCGATGCCGCAAAGGTGCTCGACACGCTGGCGACCGCGCTCGGCACCGTGCAGGCGCGCGATCTGGAAGTGGGCGGGCATACCGACGGCAAAGGCGGCGACGATTACAACCAGGCCTTGTCCGAACGCCGTGCCGCGGCGGTGCTCGAGGCGCTGCGGGCGCGCGGACTGGTGCTGAAGGCGTCCGCCAAGGGCTACGGCGAATCGCGTCCGGTGGCGCCGAACCAGTTGCAGGGCCAGGACAATCCCGCAGGACGGCAGTTGAACCGGCGCGTGGAGATCTTCGTCAGAACCTGA